The proteins below come from a single Ictidomys tridecemlineatus isolate mIctTri1 chromosome 8, mIctTri1.hap1, whole genome shotgun sequence genomic window:
- the LOC101963489 gene encoding cytochrome c oxidase subunit 6C translates to MVSGALLKPQMLGLLAKHLQFYIVGAFTVALGVAALCKFGVAEPRKKAYADFYRNYDSMEDFEEMRRAGIFQSAK, encoded by the coding sequence ATGGTGTCAGGTGCTTTGTTGAAACCTCAGATGCTGGGTCTTCTGGCCAAGCATCTGCAGTTTTATATTGTTGGAGCATTCACGGTTGCCCTGGGAGTTGCAGCTCTGTGCAAGTTTGGTGTGGCTGAACCAAGAAAGAAAGCATATGCAGATTTCTACAGAAATTATGATTCCATGGAAGATTTTGAGGAGATGAGGAGGGCTGGAATCTTTCAGAGtgcaaaatga